In Numidum massiliense, a single genomic region encodes these proteins:
- a CDS encoding ABC transporter permease encodes MSRRFSLLGFVTCCVLLFVTAPFIVIIPSSLTAANYLSFPPEGLSLKWYAKIAERREFIDSFIFSLQLATVTAVLATIVGTLAALSLAKFRFPGRQAINTLLLSPLTIPALIIGIAALQFFTRFGLAGTFFGLLAAHVLISIPYVVRLVLTGLSTFDYTLERAAYILGAKPVHVFWHITLPLLKPAIVSGLIFSFLTSFDNVTVSLFLISPENTTLPLAIFSYMQETLDPLVASVSSIVILLSFAFIILLEKVYGLDRLFGLNTQSH; translated from the coding sequence GTGAGCAGGCGTTTCTCGTTACTCGGTTTCGTCACTTGCTGTGTCCTGTTGTTCGTCACGGCGCCGTTCATCGTCATTATTCCGAGCTCGCTAACGGCGGCGAATTATTTATCGTTTCCGCCTGAAGGGTTGTCGTTGAAATGGTACGCCAAAATTGCCGAGCGTCGCGAGTTTATCGACTCATTTATTTTTAGCCTGCAGCTCGCGACAGTAACGGCTGTCCTCGCGACGATCGTCGGGACGCTTGCTGCACTGTCGCTGGCGAAGTTTCGCTTTCCGGGGAGGCAGGCAATCAATACGCTACTGCTGTCGCCACTGACGATCCCAGCGCTCATTATCGGGATTGCCGCCTTGCAGTTTTTTACGCGCTTCGGCCTTGCGGGGACGTTTTTTGGCTTGCTCGCGGCGCACGTGCTCATTTCTATTCCTTACGTCGTCAGACTCGTACTGACTGGATTAAGTACGTTTGACTATACGCTAGAGCGGGCGGCTTACATTTTAGGTGCGAAACCGGTGCACGTCTTTTGGCACATTACACTGCCTCTGTTGAAACCGGCGATCGTGTCAGGATTAATTTTTTCGTTCCTGACATCGTTTGACAATGTCACTGTGTCCCTATTTCTCATCTCTCCGGAAAACACGACGCTGCCGCTCGCGATATTCAGCTACATGCAAGAAACGCTCGATCCTTTAGTCGCCTCCGTTTCGTCGATCGTTATTTTACTCAGTTTCGCGTTTATCATTTTGCTCGAAAAAGTGTACGGGTTGGATCGCTTATTTGGCCTGAATACGCAATCCCATTAG